The region CGTCGTCTTCACCGTCCCCTCGCTCACGATGAAGATGTTCTCGCCGCTCGCCTCGGAGACGTAGCCGTCGACGTCGAGGAGGAGCGCCTCCTCGTAGCCCGCGGCACGCGCCTCGCGCGAGGCAAGGATGGAGTTCACGTAGTGGCCGGTCGCCTTCGACTTGGTGAGCAACGTGTTCGGATGGAAGCGCGCGAAGGAGCTCGTCTTCACCCGGATGCCGCTCTTCATGCCCTCGTCGCCCAGGTAGGCGCCCCACGGCCAGGCGGCGATCGCGACGCGCGTCGGGGGACGCGCCGCGAGCCCCATCTCGCCGTCGCCCATGAAGACGATGGGGCGGATGTAGCACTCGCGCAGCCGGTTGGCGCGCACCGTCTCGAGGCAGGCGTCGACCAGCCGCTCGCGCGGGTACGGCACCGGCAGCTCGAGGACGTGCGCCGAGCCGTAGAGACGGTCGATGTGCTCGCGCAGGCGGAAGACCGCCGAGCGGCCATCGTGGCACTGGTAGCAGCGGATGCCCTCGAAGACCCCGAGCCCGTAGTGCAGCGTGTGGGTGAGCACGTGGACCTGCGCCGCCTCCCAGGGCACCAGCTTCCCGTCGAGCCAGATGCGCTCGGTCTTCTCCATCCAGGACAGGTAACCCGAAGCCGGACGCGAAGGCAAACCAGGAGGCGGTCGGAGACCCTACGCCGCGGGCGCGGCGAAGTGACGATCGTAGACGGCACGGATCGCGTCCCCGTGGCGCGCGTGGTCGGCGCGGAGCGCGGCCACCGCCTCGCCGTCCGCGCCCCGGTAACCGAGGCGGCGCGCCAGCGCGAGGAGCGCGGCCGGATCGGCGGCGGTCACCTCGAGCGGCTGGTCGTGCTCGAGGCGGAGCCGGCTCTCGAGCGCGCGCAGGAAGGCGTAGCCCTCGGCCAGCGCGCGCGCGTCGCCGGGCCCGAGCAGCCCCGCCGCGGCGA is a window of Deltaproteobacteria bacterium DNA encoding:
- a CDS encoding branched-chain amino acid transaminase; amino-acid sequence: MEKTERIWLDGKLVPWEAAQVHVLTHTLHYGLGVFEGIRCYQCHDGRSAVFRLREHIDRLYGSAHVLELPVPYPRERLVDACLETVRANRLRECYIRPIVFMGDGEMGLAARPPTRVAIAAWPWGAYLGDEGMKSGIRVKTSSFARFHPNTLLTKSKATGHYVNSILASREARAAGYEEALLLDVDGYVSEASGENIFIVSEGTVKTTPLPTVLGGITRHAILRLLADLGVPAREERFTRDEVYLADEAFFTGTAAEVTPIRELDDRCIGDGAPGPVTRRLQDIFFAVVRGREERYRSWLAYV